A stretch of DNA from Cheilinus undulatus linkage group 7, ASM1832078v1, whole genome shotgun sequence:
ACACCTATTCTAAACGTGGCCACTGATACATGCAATTAAAAAGAGGTTAATAAAGCGCATTAATCAGATACAGCTTTACGCACACAAAGTTACTCCAAGTATACGGGACAGTGCAGTGAGAAAAGTTTATATTTACTTCACCATACTTTGTGGTACATTTTACGCACTGTGATATCACTTAACCATATTGTTTCGCTTGTTTTAAGAGAAAACTACAAGCGCAAACTCCTTTTAAAGAAGAGCATATCACTGGAACCAAAATACCAAATGATCTCATTTAAGTAGTTTGTGAAGGAAACACTCCCAGGCTGATCTGAACACAAATTAAAGTGACAGGAAATCTCCAAAACTAGGCTTTTTCTACGAAGAAGTGGTGAAGTTTTCGACCCGAGTTGATAGATGTGAGAAGCGAGCAGAGGAAGAAAATGAAAGGAGGGATAAACAAGAAGGGAAAAATGTGAGACGGAAAAGTGTGTTCAGATGGGATCCAGGGGGGAAAAATCCATTTGAGAGcgaaaaaaagagaaaggttTAGACAGGGTGGAGCTTAGGTCTTGGATGGAAAATGCGCCGAGAAACATTCCTGGCATAGTTTGGGAACAGTTCAGCAGGCAGCCCAGGAACGACGTCAGCTTCCCACTATGGTATAAAAGTCCGGAGGTGGCCGGACCTCAGCAGACTGCAAGCGCTTTACCGAGAGATTCAACTTCTCTAAAAGGAGCCTCTAACAGCAGAGACTACCAGCAAACAAACCGAGCGAGCGAGGGAATACCTAAGGACTCCACAGAAGACAGACTTTACCTACTTTTCATACAAGCGAGCACAGGATTCCTCCTTTACGCGCAGAAGAAATTTATCCAAGATGCTGATGCTTACTGTTGCCGTTACCTTCCTCGGAAGCCTCAACGTGGTGAGTTATTTCTCGTTTTTCAGTCTGAATGAGACACCCTTTACTTTTCTAAACAGAGGGGAATAAGTTGGTGTTACTTTTTGTGAAAGTTTGAGAGACTTTCTGCGTTTTAAAGGTGGATACTGTGAGGAAGTTTCAGTCACTTATGAAAGATTATGTGCTGGTTGTTTAGgttctctccagctcctcctgccCTGCCGTGTGTGAGTGTCCCCTGGAGATACCCAAGTGCGCACCCGGCGTGAGCGTCGTCCTGGACGGCTGTAGCTGCTGCAAAGTTTGCGCCAGGCAGCTGAACGAGGACTGCAGCCTCACCGAGCCTTGTGACCACACCAAAGGGCTGGAGTGTAACTTTGGAGCGAGCTTTGCTGCTGCTACAACTCGTGGCATCTGCCGAGGTATGTACAAAGACCCCCCAGCTCCAGATGTGCATGCTTTTCCTTAAGAGGCTATTGAGTTATTCAGGATTGTGTAGATCCAGTTTAAGATGTGCATGCCTTTCAGCTACTCTGAAGTTCTAGTTAAAATAAGTGATTCAGGAGTATGGGAAGCTGTGTGATTTCAACACTGAGGAATGCAGATAGAAGGAAACTTAGACTAAACTCACAGCACAGACAGCCCACTGTGGAGGGAAAAAAGACTCCTCAGGCAGCCTCAAGAatttcacagtttaactgatccTTACCTGGCAGCCATGTGATGTCTTCTGCAGACTTTTCCAAGCAGAGCAGGAAAGAATAACATTCCtttcctcctgtttttttctctctcccccttGCAGCCAAGTCAGAGGGCCGACCCTGCGAGTACAACAGCAGGATCTACCAGAACGGAGAGAGCTTCCAGCCCAACTGTAAACACCAGTGCACATGCATTGATGGAGCAGTGGGATGCGTCCCGCTGTGCCCGCAGGAGCTCTCCCTTCCCAACCTGGGCTGTGCCAACCCAAGACTGGTCAAGGTAGCAGGCCAGTGTTGCGAAGAGTGGGTGTGTGATGATGGCAAGCAGACAGACATCCTGGAGAAGATCTTTGGCAAAGACATGCTGACTGATGATTCAGAAAGAGATCTCACCAACAGGAACGAGCTCATTGCTATCGTCAAGGGAGGACTCAAGTCTCTGCCAGGTAAGAAAGTTAGCACTTATCCTGGATTATTTTTCCAGGGTATGAACTcagaagatttgaaaatatgCAGGATTATTAGAGGCTAATGTTCcattccttcttcttcttcttacaGCATTCAGACCACAGCATGAAGTCCACATGTTTGACAGCCAGAAGTGCATTGTCCAAACCACACCCTGGTCCCAGTGCTCCAAGAGCTGTGGAACAGGAATCTCCACCAGAgtcaccaacaacaacaacgagTGCAAGCTGGTCAAAGAGACAAGAATCTGTGAAGTGCGGCCATGCACCCAGTCACCTTACTCTAGTCTGAAGGTAAGGATGAGCCACCAGGGCTGAATATGGAAGCATGCATGAAACTGGAAATGCATTATCCTCTCCAGGTCTGATGGCACAACTAACCTCCAtccttctgttgtttttcctctgaagaAAGGAAAGAAGTGCAGCCGGACCAAGAAGTCCAGCCAGCCAGTCAAGTTCACCTACGCCGGCTGCTCCAGCCTGAAGAAGTATAGGCCCAAGTACTGCGGCGCCTGCGTGGACGGCCGCTGCTGCAGCCCCCACGACACCAGAACCATCCGTGTCAAGTTCCGCTGCGAGGACGGCGAGACCTTCAACAAGAACATCATGATGATCGAGTCCTGCAAGTGCACCTACAACTGTCCACACACCAACGAAGCCTCCTACCCCTTCTACCGCCTCTCCAACGACATCCACAAGTTCAGAGACTGATTGGTGACGAGCGACCTTTGGCGAGAGAAAGACATCATCAGCAGTACTGGCGGCCAGTGGCGGTCCAGATGAATGCAGGGGTGTAAATAGACTTCCAATCAACTACCAGCTTCTTGTTGTAACTAGATTCCCAAGGAATTGTTGGCTTACATCATGAGGACTTAATGAAGTGCACTGTTTGCTGTGACTCGGCAGCATTCCTATCTAAGAACTGCTTCGTATTAATGGAGCATCTGAAGTAGCTTCGTTATGGAGCAAGATGTAATTAatatttgtacatttatgtTAGTCTCTGATATCAATTCACTGTGTATATTTTGATCCTTTACATCAGACATGACACAGACTGTAGACTTGTGTGTGCATATGTAGATATGCACATGCGCAACTTCAATTAGCATACCATCCTGTATCTTAAGAACAAGACACCGAAATGTAACCTCTCGACTTGTTTAACAAGTGTGCGGTTTCATTCCTTCCTGACGTGGGCATTATTGTTCATGTTTTGTGGCAGCTATTGAACTCCtttcatgaaaaaaagacaaagcgAAACATGTCAAAGGatgaatgaatgtttttattattgttattaatattatttatcAAGAAAATGTAGCTTCTTTATTTGGATATTATGTGTCATACTGGAATAAATtgtaaaatgatttaattttatatGCTACAAATAAAACggatttatttatgaaatatgaCACCGTCTGGGTCCAGTTTGTTTGAGCGAAGCACAAAGGACAATGCTCATCTGCAGCAGCGGGGGCCGGGGGAGGATGTTTAAAGCCACCATTCCCAGAGAAAATCCCCCTGTTATATCATTCTGGAGAGCCAACAGATTCTCAGACAGACACTGAGCAGGGTCAGTCTCTTCTTATATAACAACCTCAGAGGCTCTCTCTCCTGACTTTCTGTGCGTTGGAATGCCATTCTGCAGCAGGctagttttctttcatttgatcAGGCTAAGCCATACACTTGACTGATTctaagagaggaagaaaaaaaagattaagtCCACAAGTAGCAATGAGTATGAGAGTATGCCAAGAATCTTAAGTGCTGTGCTGAATGGGCTGGGATTAGACACCATGCAAGAAGGACAATGACTATTATTGTATACAATGGGCTGTATACAAAGAACGCAATCCCGGgggagctttttttttctcacacagCAGCATAGCAATACCAAATTGACCTAATTCATTAGCAGTTGCATTTAAAAGAGAATTAGTTGCATTGGCCTCTGCTGGCTCTTAAACTGCAGGGGTCTGCTGAACAGTTGTAAACAGGCCTGCAAAGTCGTGAGGGATTAAGTCTGCCTTCCAGGTTTCACTTTAACAAGCATTAAGAAATACTATTATGAGGTAGAATCAGGCAGAGGGCAGGAAATAGGGTAACATACTTTCTCCTGTGATCAAGGAAACTTCACATTCAGTTTTCCAGCTACTGAAACAgtgagctgctgctgtcacaaaCAGCACCTGGAGAACAAAATAAATACCAGTCTGAAATAGATATGTTATTTTTGAGACACTGGCTCTGATGAAGGATTCTTGCTGCTAGTACAAATCGCTGCAAGACAGACTGAACTAGGGATGGGCATTGCATCCAGTGATGTATTCTTAAATGCTAATGTTTTATGTtgctacctggagcttgcatgcaCAGAGCCTGGGTGTGTAGAAGGTGGCAGTGCTGTCTGGGCTTTGACGGCCTTGTGGTAGAGGTAAGGTAAAGAatgtgttggcatggtgggcaGAGAGTTAGCATTAGATgatggagatcactgttcagctcTGTGGAGGAATCATTGGACTAAGTGAATGAAACACCAGCAAAGGAGGGTTGTCACTCTACAGCTCTGTTGAAAGGCCAGCTCTTTGCTGCATGGTTGACTTATAAGGGCCAATATTAAGGGCATAAGTGAGtgtagggatttcttcactaaGCACAAGTATCCTGTATCTACTTCAGATATGTTGATTCAAGATGCAAGAGCTAATGCTTGGCCAAAAAAGATTGTCTATTTAAAGTAAGAACCACTAACAGTAATATTATAAATTACCACAGGATAATCCAAAAGAGATGTTTAGTCTACAATGGGAATATTTCTCtacatttcatttaattaaGGAGCATTTACTGAAAATCCAATGATATTGATGCTTGCTTGACAACATAACAACAGAATTAGAAGTCCTACACACCCGATATTGCAGGGAAACGCCCTCACACAGTCTAAATTGCTCAAatacatttggaaaagtgggtggagctgGCAAAGAATAAGGGTTCCACTCATTTCTCCAAATGGTGCCAGTTTATTGCTGCAATCTAGACAGAGCTCTCTCTGTTTTGGTTAAAATTCTTACTGAAGATCATGAAGCTTCTATTCTTTTCGATACACAGACTAGCCAAGACTGCAGCCTAGAGGCATCACCTGTGCAAGGACCTCTGGACGGTCCTGACAATTAACAGTTtaaagccagaggggaaaaGTGGGATGCATGCCATTATACATGATGTGTGGCATTGGCAGATATTGCCATTAATAGCTGATAATCAAATAGGCAGCTATGAAAATATATGTTGATTTTGACTACCgacatattggctgtaaatattggccatatgtACTTTTACATTTATGGAGTTTTAGGCctgaccaacagacctacatcagctgaagtctttgttcatcctcattccttcaAATTTAGAGTGTTTTTAAGACGGATGTTTGTTCCTTTGCTCATTATACTTTCAAGTGTTTATGAACTGAAATTTTAGACCTGAACAACATTTAGATATCAGTTTTGATTCCCAGATATGAAATAGATATTATTTGAATTAGCACTTGAATGCTTTGTTATAATGGGCCACAGTTAGCCTGCAAAGCAGCTGGCCTCCAGTGTGCCCATGTTTCTAttgtcagttttgttttcatatgaCACAGCCACTCTCCTAGCAAGACaacattcaagaaaaaaatatgaaagttgAAAGCTGCAATCAGCTTGCAGGTGCACTTTAAATGGTTTTTTCCCTGCTGCGGCTTGGCAGTTCATAGCAAAGGCTGCTATCATAAACATgtattgtattcaaatgcacACTAGGTGTGTGCTGCCATGCAATATGTCCAGCCTGAGTGATGTTATGCATTAAGTTGCATTTCCCTGGTGAAGCAGGATGAGTAAGGTGGGCTCCACAAAAAGAACAGCCTCAGGAAGTGGCTCTCAAATGGTGCACCTTGGGGCAAATTTTGGGTGTATCATGGCCATTAGCACAATCATACCTTATTAATACAACTATACACCAATTAAAGGTACTGTAACGTGtgaaagaggctattttgcatggcTGTAATGTGGAGTTCCTTGAGTTTTTGGCTTGATCCTAGTTGCAGCGCggacaaataaagtttgaaaaccactcgGCCATCTCAATCCACCACTGGATACCACCAGTTATTACAGTGATGGAATTTTTAGCACTTGGTATTTAAGAGAAAGGAATATTTGGAGAGCCTTCATGCAGCACACACCCGTTGGTGAagtttttgtgcaattcagaAAGTACTCCCTGTATTTTGGTTACAAATATGACTGACAAACATGAAGTTTCTATACTTTCTGATACCactgttcattaaaatgatgcAGGCTTTAGTCCTTTTGCAACACATGGTATTTGGGATGTCTATGGcttccatttttactgcaaaGTTATTAAACTGGTTTGTTCTAAAATCATACTGAAGCGTGAATAATTCTGGTATTGCTGCAGCTATCTGTTGcttctttacagaaaaaaatattgatatttatatCATGTGCTGCTATTCAGCTGAAAAATACCAAGCTCTGATTTTTGGTCCATGCAgcccagccctagtctgaaCTAGGGTAAGGAGAGCAGAGCTGAGTGGCAACGACAGGCGAAGGTTTCTTTTTTTGATCCAGGTAGAGGGAGCGGCTCAGGAATGCAGCAGTGGCTCAGAA
This window harbors:
- the ccn1 gene encoding CCN family member 1, translating into MLMLTVAVTFLGSLNVVLSSSSCPAVCECPLEIPKCAPGVSVVLDGCSCCKVCARQLNEDCSLTEPCDHTKGLECNFGASFAAATTRGICRAKSEGRPCEYNSRIYQNGESFQPNCKHQCTCIDGAVGCVPLCPQELSLPNLGCANPRLVKVAGQCCEEWVCDDGKQTDILEKIFGKDMLTDDSERDLTNRNELIAIVKGGLKSLPAFRPQHEVHMFDSQKCIVQTTPWSQCSKSCGTGISTRVTNNNNECKLVKETRICEVRPCTQSPYSSLKKGKKCSRTKKSSQPVKFTYAGCSSLKKYRPKYCGACVDGRCCSPHDTRTIRVKFRCEDGETFNKNIMMIESCKCTYNCPHTNEASYPFYRLSNDIHKFRD